A section of the Spirosoma pollinicola genome encodes:
- a CDS encoding LytR/AlgR family response regulator transcription factor: MDKYTCIIIEDEPLALEKTKDFVEKIPFLTLSATFDNALTGLMYLNNNKADLLFLDINMDELSGIELLESSKITSQVILTTAYQEHALKGYELQVTDYLLKPFTFNRFLQAVNKARENLSHHTADKRIDFFFVKTENRLEKIMINDILYIEGMRDYLRIHCSAKKVMTLQSFHEIEQLIPASLVCRVHKSYMVAISKIESIERSRIKISDQLIPISETYKEAFLELINSRP; this comes from the coding sequence ATGGATAAATACACCTGCATCATTATTGAAGACGAGCCACTGGCCCTTGAAAAGACGAAGGATTTTGTTGAAAAAATTCCTTTTTTGACCCTGAGCGCAACGTTCGATAATGCGCTAACCGGCCTAATGTATTTAAATAATAATAAGGCAGATCTGCTTTTCCTGGATATAAATATGGATGAATTATCCGGTATCGAACTGCTGGAAAGTTCAAAAATAACCAGCCAGGTTATCCTGACAACTGCCTATCAGGAACACGCACTGAAGGGCTATGAACTACAGGTAACAGATTACCTTCTAAAACCTTTTACATTTAACCGATTCTTACAGGCTGTCAATAAAGCACGAGAAAATTTATCGCATCATACTGCCGATAAAAGAATTGATTTCTTCTTCGTGAAAACGGAGAACCGCCTGGAAAAAATTATGATTAATGATATTCTCTATATTGAAGGCATGAGAGATTATCTGCGAATTCATTGCTCAGCTAAAAAAGTTATGACCTTGCAGAGCTTTCACGAGATCGAACAATTAATTCCGGCTTCCTTAGTGTGCCGGGTACACAAATCCTACATGGTTGCCATTAGTAAAATAGAATCCATTGAGCGGAGCAGGATAAAAATTTCGGATCAATTAATTCCTATTTCAGAAACATACAAGGAGGCTTTCCTTGAACTCATCAATAGCAGACCATAA
- a CDS encoding TonB-dependent receptor encodes MKYIFIVLSFLLLLFSPLLGQTQPLSQTVRGTLTDSDSQIPLIGATLIIVGSSPLVGTTTDVNGNFRLSNIPAGRITLHVTYLGYEPKVIPDIVVNSGKEVVLPLTLQESTTKLAEFVVRASHTKGQARNEMALISARSISPEETSRYAGGFNDPSLIMSNFAGVANNPNGNNDIIVRGNSPKYIQWRLEGVQITNPNHFADQGAIGGGLSTLNNNILATSDFYTGAFAPEYGDVLSGVYDVKLRTGNNEKTEAVLGVGILGTDLTVEGPLKKGYGGSYLVNYRYSTISLLTDLGLTGVKGSPKFQDAAFKIVLPTKKAGAFSLFGLGGLSSALLKEVKPDVAETPGDRSMLAGIREDMEKGSHLLNLGLTHTMPSGTNSFIHSTLSFSQEGIKDQVFESTIEKQYNGSGDFLRDSVLTTHPNYQSHLLKSTYRGGITFHQKINARNNIQIGTQYSLVAYDYRQSQLQGDAANRVYLLDFQENLGTIRNYISWKHRFNEAVTLVTGLHNMNVLLNHKSTLEPRISLNWQLSPTSSLQAGYGKHSTMEGAHNYFAQVQTENGQISEPNRNLGLLKAHHFVLGFQKRFTPLLVAKAEVYYQSLYQLPVENKATSTFATINEGPDFNYVALVNQGTGKNYGIELSLERFFSHNFYYLVNASLYSSTYQTLEGKERNTPYNGHYLINILAGKEFVKLGKNKNQVLGLNAKVFFSGAKPIIPLLRDAAGNLAVDPAANKFWDYSKAYETSLSDLSKLVLSVSYKWNKPRTTHELFLNLDNLTDNKGKVTEYYDPSQPGSVGHTTQRGLVPNLMYRLYF; translated from the coding sequence ATGAAATACATCTTTATAGTACTCAGCTTCCTCCTCCTTTTGTTTAGCCCGCTTTTAGGACAGACGCAGCCATTGTCTCAAACTGTACGAGGTACATTAACCGATTCGGATAGCCAGATTCCACTGATTGGCGCAACCCTGATCATAGTGGGGTCTTCCCCGCTGGTTGGTACCACGACCGACGTGAATGGCAACTTCAGATTAAGCAACATCCCGGCCGGACGTATAACCCTCCACGTTACGTACCTGGGGTACGAACCCAAAGTCATCCCGGATATTGTCGTCAACTCCGGCAAGGAAGTGGTGTTGCCCCTGACCTTGCAGGAATCGACTACAAAGTTGGCCGAGTTCGTGGTGAGGGCCAGTCATACCAAAGGACAGGCCCGGAACGAAATGGCTCTGATCAGCGCCCGTTCCATTTCACCCGAAGAAACGAGCCGATATGCCGGAGGATTTAACGATCCGTCTCTGATCATGTCCAATTTCGCGGGGGTAGCCAACAATCCAAATGGAAATAACGACATTATTGTCCGGGGTAATTCGCCCAAATACATACAATGGCGGCTGGAGGGTGTACAAATCACTAACCCGAACCATTTTGCCGACCAGGGGGCTATTGGCGGTGGATTAAGTACCCTCAATAATAACATTCTGGCCACTTCTGATTTTTATACGGGTGCCTTTGCTCCCGAATACGGCGATGTATTGTCCGGTGTATATGACGTAAAACTGAGAACCGGGAATAATGAAAAAACGGAAGCTGTTTTAGGCGTTGGGATTCTGGGTACGGATTTAACGGTTGAAGGCCCGCTCAAAAAAGGGTATGGCGGGTCTTATCTGGTGAATTACCGCTACTCCACCATTTCCTTGTTAACCGACCTGGGTTTAACGGGGGTGAAGGGATCACCCAAGTTTCAGGATGCCGCATTTAAGATTGTATTGCCCACCAAAAAAGCAGGTGCCTTTTCTCTTTTTGGGTTAGGTGGCCTGAGTAGCGCCCTCCTGAAAGAAGTAAAACCCGACGTTGCGGAAACGCCGGGTGACCGTTCCATGCTCGCTGGTATTCGGGAAGATATGGAAAAAGGGTCTCACTTATTGAACCTGGGGCTAACCCACACGATGCCCAGTGGCACCAACAGCTTCATCCATTCTACGTTGTCTTTTTCGCAGGAAGGTATCAAAGACCAGGTTTTTGAATCAACGATCGAAAAACAATACAACGGTAGTGGGGACTTCCTGAGGGATTCGGTATTAACGACCCACCCTAATTACCAAAGCCACTTACTTAAATCGACTTACCGGGGAGGTATCACCTTTCACCAGAAAATAAATGCCCGGAACAATATCCAGATCGGCACTCAATATTCGCTGGTTGCGTATGACTATCGGCAAAGCCAACTACAGGGGGATGCCGCCAACCGGGTGTACTTGCTTGACTTTCAGGAGAATCTGGGTACGATCCGGAATTATATCAGCTGGAAACACCGATTCAATGAAGCGGTTACGCTGGTAACGGGCCTGCATAACATGAATGTGCTGCTCAACCATAAAAGTACCCTGGAACCCCGAATCTCGCTGAACTGGCAACTCAGCCCGACCAGTTCGCTTCAAGCCGGTTACGGGAAACACAGTACCATGGAAGGTGCCCACAACTATTTTGCCCAGGTCCAGACAGAAAATGGCCAGATCAGTGAGCCAAACAGAAACCTGGGTTTGCTCAAAGCACACCATTTTGTGCTGGGTTTCCAAAAACGGTTCACGCCATTGCTGGTGGCCAAAGCAGAAGTGTATTATCAGTCCCTCTATCAATTACCAGTCGAAAATAAGGCAACGAGTACGTTTGCCACCATCAATGAAGGCCCGGATTTCAATTATGTGGCCCTGGTTAATCAGGGAACGGGAAAAAATTATGGGATAGAATTAAGCCTGGAACGGTTCTTCAGCCACAATTTCTATTATTTAGTCAACGCGTCTCTATACAGCTCCACCTATCAAACACTGGAAGGGAAAGAGCGAAACACACCCTACAACGGCCATTATCTGATCAATATACTTGCCGGTAAAGAATTTGTTAAGCTGGGGAAAAACAAGAATCAAGTCCTGGGCCTGAATGCGAAAGTATTTTTCAGTGGCGCTAAACCTATCATACCGCTGTTAAGAGATGCTGCCGGGAATTTAGCCGTCGATCCGGCTGCGAATAAGTTCTGGGATTATAGTAAAGCATACGAAACATCGTTAAGTGACTTGTCCAAGTTAGTACTCTCGGTCAGTTATAAATGGAATAAACCACGCACAACGCATGAGCTATTCCTGAACCTGGATAACCTCACCGACAATAAAGGCAAGGTAACCGAATATTACGACCCCAGCCAGCCAGGTTCGGTAGGGCACACCACGCAACGAGGATTAGTTCCTAACCTGATGTACCGGTTATATTTTTAG
- a CDS encoding M23 family metallopeptidase — MLRLLTFIGLTFLLFVRANAQSPIEVFYEKDNSGVYTFSCRNNGFCPYTITITFTQLTGLRSSATLPYQTDVRPGQQSLFKLQPQPNQATSFQYNVRSIKGCQRPKVDTALVYLLPTSPGKQVSAIQLAYLGKQFAGQQEPKDWYALAIKMNSGDTVFAARRGTVSAVRSDAAPMGTHLGFNRDDNMVEINHADCSFGTYTVFRPQSIFVRPGQFVEAGTPLGIVGGENYDYGPHVRLAVHYNYEAPVIKNGQPTDEKQYWAYVPVRFWLKDEQKANRLESRKPYLSEHPESVIEQEMSKREVKKWQKSHVK, encoded by the coding sequence ATGTTGCGTCTACTAACATTCATCGGCTTAACCTTTTTGCTTTTCGTTAGGGCCAACGCCCAATCGCCCATTGAAGTATTTTATGAAAAAGACAACTCGGGAGTATATACGTTTTCCTGTCGTAATAACGGATTCTGTCCCTACACAATTACCATTACATTCACCCAATTGACCGGCCTTCGGTCCTCGGCAACCTTACCTTATCAGACCGACGTCAGACCGGGGCAGCAGTCGCTGTTTAAGCTGCAACCCCAACCCAATCAAGCCACCTCGTTTCAGTATAATGTCAGATCCATAAAGGGCTGTCAGCGGCCTAAAGTCGATACGGCCCTGGTGTATCTGCTACCGACGAGCCCGGGCAAACAGGTTAGTGCCATCCAATTAGCCTATCTGGGTAAACAATTCGCTGGCCAGCAAGAACCCAAAGACTGGTATGCGCTGGCTATTAAAATGAACAGCGGAGACACCGTATTTGCCGCCCGCCGGGGAACGGTATCAGCCGTACGCAGTGATGCCGCCCCCATGGGAACGCATCTGGGCTTTAACCGCGACGACAACATGGTCGAGATCAACCATGCCGACTGTAGTTTTGGCACCTATACCGTTTTCCGCCCCCAAAGTATTTTCGTCAGGCCGGGTCAGTTTGTCGAAGCGGGAACCCCACTGGGTATCGTAGGGGGCGAAAACTACGATTATGGGCCACACGTGCGATTGGCGGTGCATTATAATTACGAAGCGCCTGTCATCAAAAACGGTCAGCCGACCGATGAGAAGCAGTACTGGGCCTATGTGCCGGTTCGATTCTGGCTTAAGGATGAGCAGAAAGCCAACCGTTTAGAGTCCAGAAAGCCCTACCTGTCTGAGCACCCTGAATCCGTTATCGAACAAGAAATGAGCAAACGGGAAGTAAAGAAGTGGCAGAAGAGTCACGTAAAATAA
- a CDS encoding LytR/AlgR family response regulator transcription factor, with product MTPSLHCYIIDDELPARTVLEKFIQRVPFLELVGQSDNAVDALFAIQQARPDLIFLDIEMPEMTGIEFLKALGMPRPQVIMITASPQYAVEGFELNVVDYLLKPVAFDRFLRAINKVKREGTERINPVPSTLPAPVAQAHVPLRTETDIQLTAEGDAEFFLVREDKKLIRVVPNEIVLIEAMKDYLTIHLKGRTIVVHMTLAKMEDMLPTAHFLRVNRSYIVRKAAIKEIDGNLITTIDDKRVPIGVTYRDSVWEAMKKNIM from the coding sequence ATGACTCCTTCTTTACACTGCTATATTATAGATGACGAGCTTCCAGCGCGCACAGTTTTAGAGAAATTCATTCAACGTGTGCCTTTTCTGGAACTCGTTGGCCAGAGTGATAACGCCGTCGACGCGCTTTTCGCGATTCAACAGGCCCGACCCGATCTTATTTTTCTGGACATCGAAATGCCGGAAATGACGGGAATCGAGTTTTTGAAAGCGCTGGGAATGCCACGGCCTCAGGTCATTATGATCACGGCCTCTCCCCAATATGCTGTGGAAGGTTTTGAACTTAATGTGGTTGATTACTTACTCAAACCTGTAGCATTCGACCGGTTTCTGCGAGCAATCAATAAAGTTAAACGAGAAGGTACGGAGCGAATTAACCCGGTGCCCTCCACACTACCTGCTCCCGTCGCTCAGGCCCACGTACCACTCAGAACTGAAACCGATATACAACTAACTGCCGAAGGCGATGCTGAATTTTTTCTGGTCCGGGAAGATAAAAAGCTGATCAGGGTAGTCCCGAACGAAATTGTACTCATCGAAGCCATGAAAGACTACCTGACGATCCATCTGAAGGGCCGTACCATCGTGGTCCATATGACACTTGCCAAGATGGAAGACATGCTGCCGACAGCTCACTTCCTGCGCGTCAATCGATCCTACATTGTTCGGAAAGCGGCTATTAAAGAAATCGATGGCAACCTGATTACCACCATCGACGACAAGCGGGTGCCTATTGGGGTTACTTATCGGGATTCTGTTTGGGAAGCCATGAAAAAGAATATTATGTGA
- a CDS encoding sensor histidine kinase, with translation MTNFQSVTSARLIRHMLLWVGVWLFFRYVNFGLYISDSELVINTLTAVTFGQTIGLFYLFGYWVYPRYLYRFRFLWFSLFVLLAYYFIYLSSYLTTYFLQQTSPDKDPALLSQVEKSWALIQPAGIVGCFTSVSVAFWNLNNFFYVTLLLGGKLVKDLFMSRTRTLLIERDAVDLERTNLALERDNLMLELNLLKSQVNPHFLFNALNGIYARVVDVNEPAAELVLRLAELMRYNLYEANVPQIDLADEIAYIENYISLEKIRHASLVDVIFSADGDFTGHPIAPLLLIAFVENAFKHSLGAGPNSAYVLVDTQLEDDTFYFTVQNSLPQQPQQPTAKKSGGIGLVNVQKRLALLYPERYTLDVRQTATSYTAVLQLQLGSTK, from the coding sequence ATGACCAATTTTCAGTCTGTGACCTCTGCTCGGCTGATTCGCCACATGCTGCTTTGGGTAGGTGTCTGGCTATTTTTTCGCTACGTCAACTTCGGCCTGTACATAAGCGATAGTGAACTGGTTATTAACACGTTGACGGCGGTAACGTTCGGACAGACCATCGGCTTGTTTTATTTATTTGGCTACTGGGTGTACCCCCGTTACCTGTACCGGTTTCGATTTCTTTGGTTCAGTCTATTCGTTTTGCTGGCCTATTATTTTATCTACCTGAGTTCGTACCTGACTACGTATTTTTTACAGCAGACCAGTCCCGATAAGGATCCAGCTTTGCTTAGCCAGGTTGAGAAAAGCTGGGCGCTCATTCAACCCGCAGGCATAGTTGGCTGTTTTACCAGCGTCAGCGTTGCCTTCTGGAACCTGAATAACTTTTTTTACGTAACCCTGCTGCTGGGAGGTAAGCTCGTTAAGGACCTGTTTATGAGCCGTACCCGCACATTGCTTATTGAGCGCGATGCCGTTGATCTTGAGCGAACGAACCTGGCCCTGGAACGCGACAACCTGATGTTGGAACTGAATCTGCTCAAATCGCAGGTAAATCCGCATTTTCTGTTCAACGCGCTCAACGGTATTTACGCCCGGGTGGTCGATGTAAATGAACCGGCTGCCGAACTGGTGCTGCGCCTGGCCGAACTTATGCGCTATAATCTCTATGAAGCGAACGTACCGCAGATTGACCTGGCCGACGAGATTGCCTATATTGAAAATTACATCAGCCTGGAGAAAATACGTCATGCTTCCCTGGTCGACGTCATTTTTTCGGCTGATGGCGACTTCACCGGCCACCCGATTGCGCCACTGCTTCTGATTGCGTTTGTTGAAAATGCCTTTAAACACAGCCTGGGCGCTGGACCGAATTCAGCCTATGTGCTGGTAGACACTCAATTAGAGGACGATACGTTCTATTTCACCGTTCAGAACAGCCTCCCGCAACAACCCCAACAGCCAACTGCAAAAAAGTCTGGCGGGATTGGCCTGGTAAATGTTCAGAAGCGCCTGGCCCTTTTGTATCCGGAGCGGTATACACTCGATGTCCGGCAAACAGCTACCAGTTACACGGCGGTTTTGCAGCTTCAACTCGGTTCGACGAAGTAG
- a CDS encoding carboxypeptidase-like regulatory domain-containing protein: protein MLRTFLLYIYSLLLDLPRVASGKMITGSVMDEATKQPLVYAQIGVKNSPLGVITNEEGNFSTNLNRASSTDIVCISVIGYQAVTLLVSKFK, encoded by the coding sequence ATGCTCAGAACCTTTCTTCTGTATATCTATTCTTTACTACTGGATCTTCCCCGCGTTGCCAGCGGGAAAATGATTACCGGAAGTGTCATGGACGAAGCCACCAAGCAGCCACTTGTATATGCCCAAATTGGGGTTAAAAACTCACCGTTAGGCGTGATTACGAATGAGGAAGGAAACTTCAGTACAAACCTAAATCGGGCCAGTAGTACCGATATCGTTTGTATATCAGTGATCGGTTATCAAGCAGTCACACTACTCGTCAGTAAGTTTAAATAA
- a CDS encoding CPBP family intramembrane glutamic endopeptidase, with protein sequence MEKNHEKNKLFSNPLVRILLGVLVCLGVVIIGQEIAGKFLMSTGLDRDYRNLLKGLVVSLLAIASYRTFFRLIEKRAITEISLNGLAKNLILGVSIGVVLQCLTVLVIYINNGFAIISINPVSFIIIPLAVAFTVAILEEILIRGILFRIIEEKIGSSLALLSSALVFGALHLVNPGSSLVSASCITIEAGFLLGAAYIYARNLWFPIAIHFAWNFMQSGIFGAITSGNEKTNSLLTTQITGSKLITGGEFGPEGTLQATVVGLIATIVLMYLNIKRNKLIKPYWKK encoded by the coding sequence ATGGAAAAGAATCATGAGAAAAATAAGCTATTCAGTAACCCACTTGTGCGAATACTACTTGGTGTCTTGGTCTGTTTAGGCGTAGTTATAATTGGGCAGGAAATAGCGGGAAAATTCCTGATGTCCACAGGGCTTGATAGAGACTATCGAAATCTTTTAAAGGGGCTTGTTGTATCCCTGCTTGCAATTGCTAGTTATCGTACATTTTTCAGGCTAATTGAAAAGCGCGCTATTACAGAAATATCATTGAATGGACTTGCAAAAAATTTGATTCTGGGTGTTTCAATTGGCGTTGTCCTGCAATGTTTGACAGTTCTGGTAATTTATATAAACAATGGTTTTGCGATAATTTCAATAAACCCAGTCTCATTTATTATTATCCCTCTAGCTGTTGCCTTTACCGTCGCTATCCTGGAAGAAATTTTAATTCGTGGCATACTTTTTAGGATAATAGAAGAAAAAATTGGCAGCTCTCTAGCGCTGCTTAGTTCTGCTTTAGTTTTTGGTGCATTGCATCTGGTCAATCCTGGCAGTTCATTGGTTTCGGCGAGTTGTATTACAATTGAAGCAGGTTTTTTGCTGGGTGCTGCTTATATCTATGCAAGAAACTTGTGGTTCCCTATTGCCATTCATTTTGCCTGGAACTTCATGCAATCAGGCATATTTGGCGCAATAACGTCGGGGAATGAAAAAACGAATAGCTTACTAACAACACAAATAACAGGATCAAAACTCATTACAGGCGGAGAATTTGGTCCTGAAGGAACGCTACAGGCAACGGTAGTTGGGTTGATCGCAACGATCGTGTTAATGTACCTGAATATAAAGCGTAACAAGCTAATAAAGCCCTATTGGAAGAAATAA
- a CDS encoding sensor histidine kinase gives MKKSFVVLIHIGFWSCYFILIAIMLGVYYRSNLHSVNPVFQVINALKNILLFGFVPSVISYFFYYLLVFPKYLQQKKFVLSALFGLLISFGAALFGYLLLRYFIESGNVVDMDSNGEHGRSTAIRVIMLMTFIGVVCGIVALVINGFITWFNDIKLNEALKEKTYEMEMALIKLQLDPHLLFNTINNIDALILKDAVAASDYLNKLSDIMRFMLYETKPDKILLSKEIEYIEKYIALQKIRSSNKEYVQFTVTGNIGSKQIAPMTFIPFIENAFKHTNNKKLENAISIHLSVKAQKIQFTCENKFDSKPSVQRSDSGLGSALIQKRLNLVYGEKHTLDVHKTEDLYSVNLMIING, from the coding sequence ATGAAAAAGTCGTTTGTTGTTTTAATCCACATTGGTTTCTGGTCCTGTTATTTTATACTGATTGCAATCATGCTAGGGGTTTATTATCGAAGTAACCTTCATTCAGTTAATCCGGTATTCCAAGTTATAAATGCGTTGAAAAATATCCTTCTTTTTGGTTTTGTTCCTTCTGTTATCTCTTATTTTTTCTACTATCTTCTGGTATTCCCTAAATACCTGCAACAAAAAAAGTTTGTGCTTTCAGCACTTTTCGGTCTGCTAATTTCATTTGGAGCAGCTCTATTTGGCTATCTGCTGCTGCGGTATTTCATTGAATCAGGCAATGTTGTTGATATGGACAGCAACGGTGAACATGGCAGATCTACCGCTATCCGCGTAATCATGCTTATGACTTTTATTGGGGTAGTTTGTGGAATTGTCGCCCTGGTCATTAATGGATTTATTACCTGGTTTAATGACATTAAATTGAATGAAGCGCTAAAAGAAAAAACTTATGAAATGGAAATGGCTTTAATAAAATTGCAGCTTGATCCTCACCTCCTGTTTAATACCATTAATAATATCGACGCGTTAATTTTAAAGGATGCGGTGGCGGCATCAGATTATTTAAATAAATTGTCTGACATAATGCGATTCATGCTTTACGAGACAAAGCCCGATAAAATTCTCCTTTCCAAAGAAATTGAGTATATAGAGAAATATATAGCCTTACAAAAAATTAGATCGTCGAACAAAGAGTATGTTCAATTTACAGTAACCGGAAATATTGGTAGTAAGCAAATTGCGCCCATGACCTTTATTCCATTCATTGAAAATGCGTTTAAGCATACCAATAATAAGAAGCTTGAGAATGCTATTTCTATACATCTGTCGGTGAAGGCGCAGAAAATACAGTTTACCTGTGAAAATAAGTTTGATTCAAAACCATCGGTTCAGCGATCTGACAGCGGTTTAGGCAGTGCGCTGATTCAAAAACGACTGAACCTTGTTTATGGGGAAAAACACACGCTGGACGTTCATAAAACAGAGGACCTGTATAGTGTAAACTTAATGATCATCAATGGATAA
- a CDS encoding cupin domain-containing protein has protein sequence MQPSIPSSASRTITNPVLKDEVTFLQTSQESNGRHSLVEVFLSPGGGNPLHYHRDFAEEFVCLEGELSIQLEKQIIQLKPGESAIVPVNKAHRFFNQSTQPCRFECRITPGFPGFEQFLQIVYGLAHDGQVNGQAMPKNPFALGYVILISGTYMSGLMAVLQPILTWLGRQAIKRGLGRELQGRYIKIQ, from the coding sequence ATGCAACCCTCGATCCCATCTTCGGCCTCTCGTACCATTACCAATCCTGTTCTTAAAGACGAGGTGACTTTTCTTCAAACCAGCCAGGAAAGCAACGGTCGGCATTCGCTGGTTGAAGTTTTTTTATCACCGGGCGGGGGTAACCCCCTGCACTATCATCGAGACTTTGCCGAGGAGTTTGTTTGTTTAGAAGGGGAATTGAGTATCCAGCTGGAGAAGCAAATTATTCAACTCAAGCCAGGGGAATCGGCTATAGTTCCCGTTAATAAAGCACACCGTTTTTTTAATCAATCTACTCAGCCCTGCCGCTTTGAGTGCCGCATCACACCGGGTTTTCCCGGCTTCGAGCAGTTTCTTCAGATTGTCTACGGGCTGGCTCACGATGGGCAGGTGAATGGGCAAGCTATGCCAAAAAACCCCTTTGCCTTAGGATATGTGATACTGATTAGCGGTACCTACATGAGTGGATTAATGGCCGTCTTGCAGCCGATCTTAACCTGGTTAGGTCGTCAGGCAATTAAGCGGGGGCTTGGTCGAGAGTTACAGGGTCGATATATCAAGATTCAGTAA
- a CDS encoding sensor histidine kinase: MNKFFQHWQQWFTAYSRPVRYIRHALIWLIIWILSSETAHFGVQDKPSIDLAVTVLIALSTLLYFYVLGYFVFPVFLYRFRPVWLVSWLILTYWFSYLLNRLVFIELQPYSLSATSYLSKIAHMVQAAGPLGCFTSIKVALWNYVLGLYMVTLLLVMKSARDIISNRNRSIRLEGDRLRLERDKLALEGSHLTLELDFLKMQISPHFLFNTLNTIYARVVDADEQAANQVLRLAELMRYNLYEANADRIGLELELNYINDYLQLEQARHAQWISVTLEADDRVEQYQIAPLLLNTFVENAFKHGVRAGNFSYVLITARMDGDTLEFTVQNTLQPETRASGRKSGGVGLVNVRKRLDLLYPNRYALTTGPVKDQYVVTLRLQLEPLAVPTR, encoded by the coding sequence GTGAATAAGTTTTTTCAACACTGGCAGCAGTGGTTTACTGCCTATAGTCGGCCGGTCCGCTATATACGTCACGCACTCATCTGGCTGATCATCTGGATTTTGTCAAGCGAAACGGCGCATTTCGGTGTTCAGGATAAGCCATCTATTGACCTCGCCGTTACCGTTTTGATCGCCTTGTCCACGCTGCTGTATTTTTACGTGCTGGGCTACTTTGTTTTTCCTGTTTTCCTGTACCGTTTCCGACCGGTCTGGCTGGTTAGCTGGCTGATTCTAACCTACTGGTTCAGCTATCTGCTGAATCGACTGGTTTTTATCGAATTGCAGCCGTACAGCCTTTCTGCCACGTCGTATCTCTCCAAAATTGCGCATATGGTGCAGGCAGCGGGGCCACTTGGCTGCTTTACGTCTATCAAAGTGGCCCTGTGGAATTACGTGCTGGGGTTATATATGGTCACACTACTGCTCGTGATGAAGAGCGCAAGGGATATAATTTCCAACCGTAATCGCTCCATCCGGCTGGAGGGCGACCGGCTGCGGCTGGAACGGGACAAACTAGCCCTCGAGGGCAGTCATCTGACCCTGGAACTGGATTTTCTGAAGATGCAGATCAGTCCTCACTTTTTATTCAATACGCTGAACACAATTTACGCGCGGGTCGTCGATGCCGACGAGCAGGCGGCCAATCAGGTGCTTCGACTGGCCGAACTCATGCGCTATAACCTCTACGAAGCCAACGCGGATCGAATCGGTTTAGAACTCGAATTGAATTACATTAATGATTACCTGCAACTGGAACAGGCACGGCACGCGCAGTGGATATCCGTAACACTGGAGGCCGACGATAGGGTCGAACAGTATCAGATTGCTCCGCTGCTGCTCAATACGTTTGTCGAAAATGCGTTCAAACACGGAGTCAGAGCTGGCAACTTTTCGTATGTACTTATTACGGCCCGGATGGACGGCGACACGCTGGAGTTTACTGTTCAGAATACGTTGCAGCCTGAGACACGGGCGTCGGGCCGGAAGTCGGGCGGAGTGGGGTTGGTCAACGTTCGTAAACGGCTCGACCTACTCTATCCGAATCGATATGCGCTGACGACCGGTCCGGTCAAGGATCAGTACGTTGTTACGCTTCGTTTGCAGTTGGAACCACTAGCTGTACCGACCCGATGA